A single genomic interval of Eleutherodactylus coqui strain aEleCoq1 chromosome 3, aEleCoq1.hap1, whole genome shotgun sequence harbors:
- the LOC136620482 gene encoding oocyte zinc finger protein XlCOF8.4-like gives MDGKSKEMAESLLHLTLEILYQLTGESVSHQDYTAGKKTSSERRQNFVPEGHGRTLSPITGPSTHYPIHEDFNGQKILEHVYKMTELLTGEVPIRCQDVSVYFSMEEWEYLEGHKDLYKEVMMEDQQPLTSQDRSSKRTSPESRPSPLHPQDYPLFPQGNDLKNIDAAAIVVKEEVNVRGDERWKEEIPTDTRPDAGTRSSGEYRMSSDLNAEDCNIAQDTLEEPTITRDKPSALHSKHLSSDPATQVLLSDASQTTEPDKSHSRDVEYQKALTEEKAFLHSESGRCFIDKPDRVPHERSHTGAKPFSCSRCGRCFSRKAHLARHQRSHTEEKPFSCSECGRCFSQKSDHVRHQRSHAKIFSCRQCGKCFTQESSLVLHKRIHTQEKSYIYVQNVGNILPSNPILLDIRGLTQGQSQFQVLNVGNVLP, from the exons ATGGATGGGAAGAGTAAGGAGATGGCAGAGAGTCTATtacatctcaccctagagatcctctatcagcttactggagag TCCGTCTCTCATCAGGATTATACAGCAgggaagaagacctctagtgagcgCCGGCAGAACTTTGTGCCTGAAGGTCATGGAAGAACCCTGAGCCCAATAACGGGGCCTTCAACTCACTACCCGATACATGAGGACTTCAATGGGCAGAAAATCCTGGAACATGTCTACAAGATGactgagctgctgacaggagag gttcctataaggtgtcaggacgtctccgtctatttctccatggaggagtgggagtatttagaaggacacaaggatctgtacaaggaggtcatgatggaggatcagcagcccctcacatcacAAG ATAGATCCAGTAAGAGGACATCACCAGAGAGCCGCCCCAGTCCTCTCCATCCACAGGATTATCCG CTTTTCCCTCAGGGTAATGATCTGAAGAATATTGATGCTGCAGCCATAGTGGTAAAAGAAGAGGTAAATGTGAGGGGTGATGAGCGGTGGAAGGAGGAGATCCCTACAGACacccgcccag ATGCCGGTACCAGGAGCTCGGGGGAATATCGGATGTCTTCAGATCTTAACGCAGAAGACTGCAATATTGCACAAGATACATTAGAAGAGCCCACTATTACCCGAGATaaaccctcagcccttcacagcaaacatCTATCATCTGATCCTGCTACACAGGTCCTGCTTTCTGATGCATCACAGACTACTGAGCCAGATAAAAGTCACAGCAGAGATGTTGAATATCAAAAAGCTCTCACAGAGGAGAAGGCATTTCTACATTCAGAAAGTGGAAGATGTTTCATAGATAAACCCGATCGTGTTCCACATGAGAGAAGCCACACAGGggcgaagccattttcatgttctaggTGTGGGAGATGTTTTTCCCGGAAAGCACATCTTGCTAGACATCAGAGGAGTCACACTGAAGAGAAGCCGTTTTCCTGTTCGGAGTGTGGGAGATGTTTTTCCCAGAAATCAGATCATGTTAGACATCAGAGATCTCACGCGAAGATTTTTTCATGTCgtcaatgtggaaaatgttttactcagGAATCAAGTCTTGTtctacataagagaattcacacacaaGAGAAGTCAtatatttatgttcagaatgtgggaaatattttacccAGCAATCCTATTTTGCTAGACATTAGAGGGCTCACACAGGGGCAGAGCCAATTTcaggtcctgaatgtgggaaatgttttaccttgA